Part of the Terriglobia bacterium genome, CTGGTCTTCTTCTTGCGCTTCCGGTCCAAGCGCAACGACACCGCCGCATCCGGAGCCTCCATGCCCTCGGCTTCCGCCACCTTCTTCAAAATCCCAGGTAGTTGTCGCCGCTGTCGCGCCGCACGATCGACTTCATGGCCGCGTTGGCTTCCAGCGTCGTCGAATCCACGCCCATCGTCTTGCCCTTGACCAGCCCCGCTTGCGCTAGCTGCTCCAGGACCCAGTCGAGGATCCGCTTGTGAGCGCTCGCTTCCAGTAATCGCCGCGTACGCGAAATGGGTCACGTGATCCGGCGTGTTCTCGTCGATTCCGTAGCCCAGAAACTGCCGCAAGCTGAGCGAATCCGCTACCCGCCAGGCAATGCCTCGTTCACTATCGATGCCTTCGAAGAATCCGATCAGCATCAGCCGGAAGTACACGCCGGGAACTAACGATCGCCTGCCCACGCCGTCGGCGTAATACTGCTTGCACTCCCCTTCGCAGAACCTGTCGAAGTCGACCGCTTTCAGCTTCGTCTCCAGCTTGCGGTAGAACCGGTGTCCCGGCGCCTCGGCCACCTCGGAGCAATACCAGATCTCTTCTTGCCGCTCCCGGCCTTTCCTCGTCCCCATCGCCATGACTGAGTTTATGCTGAAACATTCCTGGGAGGAAGTGATTTTAGACTCATGCAAGCTACGGGCGAGGCCATTATTGCGATGGCTTCCGACCTCCAGGACCCTCCTGAAATGATCCCCGAATTTGTCGCCAAATGGGAAGAAGGCTATAAGATTGTACTGGCGCAGAAGACCAACAGTAAAGAGTCGAGGCTTTTCTTTCTTATTCGGAAACTTTATTACGACCTGATCCAACGGCTATCAGAAATCGATCTGGTGAAGAATGCCACTGGATTCGGTCTGTATGACCGCCGAGTCATCGACGACGTCAGGCAAATCGCCGATCCCTATCCTTACTTTCGGGGGCTTATTTGCGACCTGGGCTACGAGCGGGCTTTGATTCCGTTTACCCAACCGGCCCGGACGAGAGGTTTCACGAAGAACAACATTTACACGCTTTATGACATGGCCATGCTTGGCATCACGAACCACTCCAAGGTTCCGTTGCGGATCGCAACTTTCGCCGGCTTTTGTATCGGATCCCTGAGCTTCGTTGT contains:
- a CDS encoding transposase, with the protein product MAMGTRKGRERQEEIWYCSEVAEAPGHRFYRKLETKLKAVDFDRFCEGECKQYYADGVGRRSLVPGVYFRLMLIGFFEGIDSERGIAWRVADSLSLRQFLGYGIDENTPDHVTHFAYAAITGSERSQADPRLGPGAASASGAGQGQDDGRGFDDAGSQRGHEVDRAARQRRQLPGILKKVAEAEGMEAPDAAVSLRLDRKRKKKTSNEDWKSPADPEAEITKLKDGRTALAYKVEQAADMETGAIV
- a CDS encoding glycosyltransferase → MQATGEAIIAMASDLQDPPEMIPEFVAKWEEGYKIVLAQKTNSKESRLFFLIRKLYYDLIQRLSEIDLVKNATGFGLYDRRVIDDVRQIADPYPYFRGLICDLGYERALIPFTQPARTRGFTKNNIYTLYDMAMLGITNHSKVPLRIATFAGFCIGSLSFVVAMFYLIYRLLFWNSFQLGTAPLVIGLFFFGALQLLFVGILGEYVGSIHTQVLKRPVVIERERVNFAEGPERIVQQRKG